A DNA window from Thermococcus sp. 4557 contains the following coding sequences:
- a CDS encoding putative RNA uridine N3 methyltransferase: MAWHIFIPDSLLEETDDPKIRTYKVGQIARAAAIFGVEHVWVYRAGGRDGRFIKTILEYAETPQYLRKRLFPLMPELRYVGVIPPLRTPHHKLKGKPRVGEIREGFAFRKGRRTYADIGLDDLAAVEGDVEGRATFRIVSVRPLRVIPAKPEEYWGYRVHLTRKSLAKTLKKARLDLAIATSRKGRDIREVKLPPLEGEVGFVFGSPRKGVMELLGEEEYDFDLILNTIPNQRTATVRTEEAVLATLAVFNLIRRD, encoded by the coding sequence ATGGCCTGGCACATCTTCATTCCAGATTCGCTCCTTGAAGAGACCGACGACCCCAAAATCAGGACGTACAAGGTTGGGCAGATAGCCAGGGCCGCTGCAATCTTCGGCGTTGAGCACGTGTGGGTTTACAGGGCCGGCGGCAGGGACGGAAGGTTCATCAAAACGATCCTTGAGTACGCGGAAACGCCCCAGTACCTCAGAAAGAGGCTGTTCCCCCTCATGCCTGAGCTCAGGTACGTCGGCGTCATCCCGCCGCTGAGGACTCCCCACCACAAGCTCAAGGGGAAACCGAGGGTCGGAGAGATCCGCGAGGGCTTTGCCTTCCGGAAGGGAAGGAGAACCTACGCGGACATCGGCCTCGACGACCTCGCCGCGGTGGAGGGGGACGTTGAGGGACGCGCAACGTTCAGAATCGTCTCGGTAAGGCCGCTCAGAGTGATACCAGCGAAGCCGGAGGAATACTGGGGGTACAGGGTGCATCTAACTAGGAAGTCACTGGCAAAAACACTTAAAAAGGCCAGGCTGGATTTGGCGATTGCCACCTCCAGGAAGGGGCGTGACATTCGAGAGGTGAAGCTTCCCCCGCTTGAGGGGGAGGTCGGATTCGTGTTTGGCTCACCGAGGAAAGGCGTGATGGAGCTCCTCGGCGAGGAGGAATATGACTTTGATCTAATCCTCAACACCATCCCAAATCAGCGGACGGCCACCGTCCGCACCGAGGAGGCCGTGTTGGCCACACTCGCTGTGTTTAATCTCATAAGGAGGGATTGA
- the rpl4p gene encoding 50S ribosomal protein L4, protein MKVKVFNLEGEPVEEIELPKVFATPFRPDLIRRAVIASWTHRIQPQGRDPQAGKRRVTENIGKGHGMARVERIKTSPRFAAFVPFARGGRRTHPPKVEKVIWEDINKKERRLAIMSAIAATANYDLVRARGHIVDNVPQVPIVVTDDLEKVFKTAQTREIFKKLGVWDDIERAKKNTKIRAGKGKMRGRRYKKAKGPLVVVAKNEGIVQGARNHPGVDVVTVENLGVELLAPGTHPGRLTVWTKGAIERLREIYG, encoded by the coding sequence ATGAAGGTTAAGGTTTTCAATCTCGAAGGCGAGCCTGTGGAGGAGATAGAGCTTCCGAAGGTCTTTGCCACTCCGTTCAGGCCCGACCTCATCAGGAGGGCTGTCATCGCCTCATGGACCCACAGGATACAGCCGCAGGGCAGGGACCCGCAGGCCGGCAAGAGAAGGGTCACCGAGAACATCGGAAAGGGCCACGGAATGGCCAGGGTTGAGAGGATAAAGACCTCCCCGAGGTTTGCCGCCTTCGTCCCCTTCGCGAGGGGTGGAAGGAGAACCCACCCGCCCAAGGTCGAGAAGGTCATCTGGGAGGACATCAACAAGAAGGAGCGCAGGCTGGCCATAATGAGCGCCATCGCCGCAACCGCCAACTACGACCTCGTCAGGGCCAGGGGCCACATCGTTGACAACGTTCCGCAGGTTCCGATAGTCGTCACCGACGACCTCGAGAAGGTCTTCAAGACCGCCCAGACCAGGGAGATATTCAAGAAGCTCGGCGTCTGGGACGACATCGAGAGGGCCAAGAAGAACACCAAGATAAGGGCCGGTAAGGGTAAGATGCGCGGAAGGCGCTACAAGAAGGCCAAGGGTCCGCTCGTCGTCGTTGCCAAGAACGAGGGAATCGTCCAGGGTGCCAGGAACCACCCGGGCGTTGACGTCGTCACCGTTGAGAACCTCGGCGTTGAGCTTCTCGCTCCGGGTACCCACCCGGGAAGGCTCACGGTCTGGACCAAGGGCGCCATAGAGAGGCTTAGGGAGATTTACGGGTGA
- a CDS encoding RNA ligase yields the protein MVSSGFNAMLLKLGVPEDRLAVLEGKGGVVEGEFEGIRYVRFRDSAKGFRRGTVVFDNGDVVLGFPHIKRVVQLETGIKRVFKNKPFYVEEKVDGYNVRVVKVRGRVLALTRGGFICPFTTERILDFINEEFFRDYPNLVLAGEMAGPESPYIVEGPPYVKEDIQFFLFDIQEKGTGRSLPVEERYRLADEYGIRHVETFGLYDRSKIEELHELIERLSRERREGIVMKTPDMKRIAKYVTPYANVNDIRIGSHIFFDLPHGYFMGRIKRLAFYLAEKHVKGEEFDEYAKALGKALLRPFVESIHEVANGGEVEEVFTVRVKNISTAHRMVTHFERLGVKIHIEDIEDLRNGYWRITFKRVYPDATREMRELWNGRAFVD from the coding sequence ATGGTAAGCTCAGGCTTCAATGCTATGCTTCTCAAACTCGGCGTTCCCGAGGACAGGCTGGCGGTTCTTGAGGGCAAAGGTGGAGTTGTGGAGGGCGAATTCGAAGGCATCAGATACGTCCGCTTCCGGGATTCCGCCAAGGGCTTTCGGCGCGGAACGGTTGTCTTTGATAACGGAGACGTTGTTCTGGGGTTCCCCCACATAAAGCGCGTCGTCCAGCTGGAGACGGGGATAAAGAGGGTATTCAAGAACAAACCGTTCTACGTCGAGGAGAAGGTGGACGGCTACAACGTCCGTGTCGTGAAGGTGAGGGGCAGGGTCTTGGCCCTCACGAGGGGTGGCTTCATATGTCCCTTCACGACGGAGAGGATACTGGACTTCATAAACGAGGAGTTCTTCAGGGACTACCCCAACCTAGTTCTGGCGGGAGAGATGGCCGGGCCCGAAAGCCCGTACATCGTTGAGGGACCGCCCTACGTGAAGGAGGACATCCAGTTCTTCCTCTTTGACATCCAAGAGAAGGGAACGGGGAGGAGCCTTCCCGTGGAGGAGAGGTACCGGCTGGCGGATGAGTACGGCATTCGTCACGTTGAAACTTTCGGCCTCTATGACCGTTCAAAGATTGAAGAGCTGCATGAGCTGATCGAAAGGCTCAGCCGGGAGAGGAGAGAGGGCATCGTCATGAAAACGCCAGACATGAAGAGAATCGCGAAATACGTAACGCCGTACGCCAACGTCAACGACATCCGGATAGGCTCGCACATATTCTTCGACCTGCCGCACGGCTACTTCATGGGGAGGATTAAACGCCTCGCGTTCTACCTGGCCGAAAAGCACGTTAAAGGGGAAGAGTTCGACGAGTACGCGAAAGCCCTCGGCAAGGCCCTCCTCCGGCCGTTCGTTGAGAGCATCCACGAAGTTGCCAACGGCGGCGAGGTCGAGGAGGTCTTCACGGTGAGGGTGAAGAACATAAGCACCGCCCACAGGATGGTGACCCACTTCGAGAGGCTCGGCGTGAAGATTCACATCGAGGACATAGAGGACCTCAGGAACGGCTACTGGAGGATAACCTTCAAGCGGGTCTATCCGGACGCCACGCGCGAGATGAGGGAGCTTTGGAACGGCAGGGCTTTCGTGGACTGA
- a CDS encoding Flp pilus assembly complex ATPase component TadA yields the protein MGVYIFTPEDLIRYGAATEEQLGVLKNAVLSKKDILVVGSSRSGKTKLVEALMHFIPDDWKVAVITAYGEFKPFKPNIVVIDTQFDSQPLERRTSDVISKIRALNPDYVVIDTVHTVDVARIFRELIDDYAFIVTSLALTDDIKDEVRHWLRISGETFDKFDVVVELKRDFRTGRKSINRIYRVRDGELERIL from the coding sequence ATGGGAGTGTACATATTCACGCCTGAGGACCTGATACGCTACGGCGCCGCAACCGAGGAGCAGTTGGGGGTTCTGAAGAACGCGGTTCTCTCCAAGAAGGACATCCTCGTGGTTGGTTCCAGCCGCTCCGGAAAGACCAAGCTCGTTGAGGCGCTGATGCACTTCATACCCGACGACTGGAAGGTAGCTGTTATAACCGCCTACGGCGAGTTCAAGCCCTTCAAGCCGAACATCGTCGTCATAGATACTCAGTTCGACAGCCAGCCACTTGAGAGGCGCACATCGGACGTTATCTCAAAAATCAGGGCCTTGAATCCCGACTATGTCGTCATCGACACGGTTCACACCGTTGACGTTGCGAGGATATTCCGCGAGCTTATAGACGATTACGCGTTCATAGTGACGTCCCTTGCCCTCACCGACGATATAAAGGATGAGGTCAGGCACTGGCTCAGGATAAGCGGCGAAACCTTCGACAAGTTCGACGTGGTCGTCGAGCTCAAGAGGGACTTCAGAACGGGCAGGAAGAGCATAAACAGGATATACCGCGTTAGGGACGGGGAGCTGGAGAGGATCCTCTGA
- a CDS encoding alanine--glyoxylate aminotransferase family protein: protein MELRFDMEYEEAYREVYELVKPKYKLFTAGPVACFPEVLAIMAVQMFSHRSAEAKEVHVDTLNRLKAFLEAEKGEIIMFPSSGTGFMEAAVRNTVPRGGKVLVTTIGAFGDRFADVVNANGREAVILRKEPGYAIKPEELDEALKKNPDVVAVTITYNETSTGVLNPLPELAKVVHEHDKLLFVDAVSAMGGADIKFDKWGLDMIFASSQKAFGVPPGLAVAAVSERVFEIAEKMPERGWYFDLPLYRKFNGKKKGTPSTPPLPQIFGLNVVLRIVEKMGGKDAWLGMYKKRSETIREGVKEMGLGVLAEPGYESPTITAVVVPEGMKGVDVYNAMRERGFELAKGYGSVAEKTFRIGNMGYMTFEDIEEMLANLREVIEKLKG from the coding sequence ATGGAGCTTAGGTTCGACATGGAGTATGAGGAAGCTTACAGGGAGGTTTACGAGCTTGTCAAGCCGAAGTATAAGCTCTTTACCGCCGGCCCAGTCGCATGCTTCCCGGAGGTTCTCGCGATAATGGCCGTCCAGATGTTCAGCCACCGCTCGGCCGAGGCCAAGGAGGTTCACGTTGACACCCTCAACAGACTCAAGGCTTTTCTCGAAGCCGAGAAAGGCGAGATAATAATGTTCCCCAGCTCCGGAACCGGATTCATGGAAGCCGCCGTTAGAAACACCGTGCCGAGGGGAGGAAAGGTACTGGTCACAACGATAGGCGCCTTTGGGGACAGGTTCGCCGATGTCGTCAACGCCAACGGCAGGGAAGCGGTTATCCTGAGGAAGGAGCCGGGGTACGCGATCAAGCCGGAGGAGCTTGACGAAGCCCTCAAAAAGAACCCCGATGTCGTTGCCGTGACGATAACCTACAACGAGACCTCGACCGGCGTGCTGAACCCGCTCCCCGAGCTGGCGAAGGTCGTTCACGAGCACGACAAGCTCCTCTTCGTCGACGCCGTTTCCGCCATGGGCGGCGCGGACATAAAGTTTGACAAATGGGGCCTCGACATGATATTCGCCAGCTCACAGAAGGCCTTCGGCGTCCCGCCCGGCCTGGCCGTCGCCGCCGTCAGCGAGAGGGTCTTTGAAATCGCCGAGAAGATGCCGGAGCGCGGCTGGTACTTCGACCTGCCGCTCTACAGGAAGTTCAACGGCAAGAAGAAGGGAACCCCCTCAACTCCCCCGCTCCCGCAGATATTCGGCCTCAACGTCGTGCTCAGGATAGTTGAGAAGATGGGCGGTAAGGATGCCTGGCTCGGAATGTACAAGAAGAGGAGCGAGACCATCCGCGAGGGCGTCAAGGAGATGGGCCTCGGCGTTCTAGCTGAGCCAGGCTACGAGAGCCCGACCATTACCGCCGTTGTCGTCCCAGAGGGAATGAAGGGTGTCGACGTCTACAACGCCATGCGCGAGCGCGGCTTCGAGCTGGCCAAGGGCTACGGAAGCGTGGCGGAGAAGACCTTCAGGATTGGAAACATGGGCTACATGACCTTCGAGGACATCGAGGAGATGCTCGCCAACCTCCGCGAGGTCATAGAAAAGCTTAAGGGCTGA
- a CDS encoding 50S ribosomal protein L2 produces the protein MGKSLIQQRRGKGTTTFRAPSHRYRGAVRYVPLNLTKEKTLVGKVVEILHDPGRTAPVARVKFENGMEKLIIAPEGVLVGEEIAIGPNAPIKIGNTLPLAMIPEGSYVYDIEGVPGDGGKYVRAGGAYALVVSREKDKVIVQLPSGELKQFKPTCRATIGVVAGGGRLEKPIVKAGKAYYIAKARNRFWPKPRGVKMNAVNHPHGGKEHHIGRPSTVSRRAPPGRKVGHIAARRTGRRK, from the coding sequence ATGGGAAAGAGTCTGATTCAGCAGAGGAGAGGTAAGGGAACCACGACCTTTAGGGCCCCCTCCCACAGGTACAGGGGTGCCGTCAGGTACGTTCCGCTCAACCTTACCAAGGAGAAGACCCTCGTCGGCAAGGTCGTCGAGATACTCCACGACCCGGGAAGGACCGCCCCGGTCGCCAGGGTCAAGTTCGAGAACGGCATGGAGAAGCTCATCATAGCTCCGGAAGGAGTCCTCGTCGGCGAAGAGATAGCCATCGGGCCGAACGCTCCAATCAAGATCGGCAACACCCTCCCGCTTGCCATGATACCGGAGGGAAGCTACGTCTACGACATCGAGGGAGTTCCGGGCGACGGCGGCAAGTACGTCAGGGCCGGCGGTGCCTACGCGCTCGTCGTCAGCAGGGAGAAAGATAAGGTCATAGTCCAGCTTCCGAGCGGTGAGCTCAAGCAGTTCAAGCCGACCTGCAGGGCCACCATCGGTGTCGTTGCCGGTGGCGGTAGGCTCGAGAAGCCAATCGTCAAGGCCGGTAAGGCCTACTACATAGCCAAGGCTCGCAACAGGTTCTGGCCGAAGCCGAGGGGTGTCAAGATGAACGCCGTCAACCACCCGCACGGTGGTAAGGAGCACCACATCGGCAGGCCGAGCACCGTTTCGAGGCGTGCCCCGCCCGGAAGGAAGGTCGGTCACATAGCCGCGAGAAGAACTGGTAGGAGGAAGTGA
- a CDS encoding MFS transporter produces MERRRLAGILLLILSAFTGTIAFRLATPAIAFYTRDILRASMLSVSIVSMSFVLARAFSSVLGGLMLERGKKLVYIGALAMMGNALAVQLYPLTSTWVQVAGIKLLNGFLNGLSWPMAQFVIAVATPKEIRARVTAIYFFFGSIASLLGNYVYAYTIDLGLGGQMWISSAFFILTGLIMVASYVLLYERITPKRKKTPDGERPSLEPKRVLIIASLMAVIVAFTSGEITYVYVSEALGMEKATTATLIGWAGFLAAMLSYGVSWLADVRSERRMVLFTSIMAALSPLLAAVKTAPTVFLGIFLALFAFQSFRPISRKVLASYHRSSLAIGGVNGVQNLSTFLGGMLFGFAYSLGEFHGVVTLNLALLAFTPVSIALLWQGVKLKGGGE; encoded by the coding sequence ATGGAACGAAGACGCCTCGCTGGAATACTCCTCCTCATACTATCCGCCTTCACCGGAACGATAGCCTTCCGCCTCGCCACTCCAGCCATAGCGTTCTACACCCGTGATATACTTCGGGCCTCGATGCTGTCCGTTTCAATCGTCTCCATGTCTTTTGTCCTCGCGAGAGCCTTTTCCTCGGTTCTGGGTGGCCTGATGCTCGAGAGAGGTAAAAAGCTCGTCTACATCGGTGCCCTGGCGATGATGGGAAACGCCCTGGCGGTTCAGCTCTACCCCCTGACCTCAACTTGGGTTCAGGTTGCGGGAATAAAGCTCCTCAACGGTTTTCTCAACGGTCTGAGCTGGCCGATGGCCCAGTTCGTCATAGCAGTGGCCACCCCGAAGGAGATAAGGGCGAGGGTTACGGCGATATACTTCTTCTTCGGCAGTATAGCATCCCTCCTTGGCAACTACGTCTACGCATACACGATAGACCTCGGGCTGGGCGGGCAGATGTGGATTTCCTCCGCGTTCTTTATCCTGACTGGCCTGATAATGGTGGCCAGCTACGTTCTCCTCTACGAGAGAATAACGCCCAAGAGGAAGAAAACCCCCGACGGTGAAAGGCCGAGCCTCGAACCCAAGAGGGTTCTAATAATCGCCTCGCTGATGGCGGTGATAGTGGCCTTCACGTCCGGCGAGATAACCTACGTCTACGTCTCCGAGGCCCTGGGGATGGAGAAGGCAACGACCGCAACGCTCATCGGCTGGGCCGGCTTTCTGGCGGCGATGCTCAGCTACGGCGTCTCCTGGCTCGCCGACGTGAGGAGCGAGAGGCGGATGGTTCTGTTCACGTCCATAATGGCGGCACTTTCGCCGCTCCTTGCGGCGGTGAAGACCGCCCCGACGGTTTTCCTGGGGATATTCCTTGCCCTCTTCGCCTTCCAGAGCTTCAGACCGATTTCCAGAAAGGTTCTGGCGAGCTACCACCGCTCTTCCCTTGCCATCGGGGGCGTCAACGGCGTCCAGAACCTCTCCACTTTCCTGGGCGGAATGCTGTTCGGCTTTGCGTACTCTCTGGGAGAGTTTCACGGGGTTGTAACGCTCAACCTCGCCCTGCTGGCCTTCACACCCGTTTCGATAGCCCTGCTCTGGCAAGGCGTTAAGCTTAAAGGCGGTGGGGAGTAA
- a CDS encoding asparagine synthetase A, with product MNALQIVTRKIEPVMEVQTRVIDYMTRYMVGEGFKWMLPVMLSSITDPLWPDPAAEEALRPPEVEVYGSRLRLTHSMILHKQMAVAMGIDKLFILSPNVRLEGRSADDGRHAYEFTQLDFEIAHASMDDVMSLIEGLISGLFKEARRWELEREVPRVKPPFKRFTLEEIKEEFGDEDEASKAMKEPFWVTDIEREFYDREDPERPGHFRNYDLYLPEGYGEVSSGGEREWEYEVIVRKMKRAGISLEAFRPYIEVAKAGLLKPSAGAGIGVERLVRYMVGAKHIAEVQPFPRIPGVPAVI from the coding sequence ATGAACGCTCTCCAAATTGTGACCAGAAAAATTGAACCGGTTATGGAAGTACAGACGAGAGTGATTGACTATATGACAAGATACATGGTGGGCGAGGGCTTCAAGTGGATGCTCCCGGTGATGCTCAGCTCCATAACGGATCCCCTCTGGCCCGATCCGGCCGCAGAGGAGGCTCTCAGACCGCCCGAGGTCGAGGTCTACGGCTCGAGGCTGAGACTGACCCACAGCATGATACTCCACAAGCAGATGGCGGTGGCGATGGGGATAGATAAGCTCTTCATCCTCTCGCCGAACGTGAGACTTGAGGGGCGCTCGGCTGACGACGGAAGGCACGCCTACGAGTTCACCCAGCTCGACTTCGAGATAGCCCATGCGAGCATGGACGACGTGATGAGCCTCATCGAGGGACTCATCAGCGGCCTCTTTAAGGAGGCAAGAAGATGGGAGCTGGAGAGGGAAGTTCCCAGAGTCAAGCCGCCCTTCAAGCGCTTCACCCTTGAGGAGATAAAGGAGGAGTTCGGGGACGAGGACGAGGCCAGCAAAGCCATGAAGGAACCATTCTGGGTGACCGACATTGAGAGGGAGTTCTACGACAGGGAAGACCCCGAGAGACCGGGGCACTTCAGGAACTACGACCTCTACCTACCGGAGGGCTACGGCGAGGTCTCGAGCGGCGGCGAGAGGGAGTGGGAGTACGAGGTCATCGTCCGGAAGATGAAGAGAGCGGGAATAAGCCTCGAGGCATTCAGACCGTATATTGAAGTGGCCAAGGCGGGTCTCCTGAAGCCCAGCGCCGGGGCCGGAATCGGCGTCGAGAGACTGGTTCGCTACATGGTGGGGGCAAAGCACATAGCAGAGGTGCAACCGTTCCCGAGGATTCCGGGCGTTCCTGCTGTCATCTGA
- a CDS encoding 50S ribosomal protein L3 → MGKIHRPRRGSLAYSPRKRARSIVPRIKKWPKDSEVRMLGFAGYKAGMTHVLMIDDRPGLTKGKEIFMPVTIVEVPPLFVYGIRAYRQGYLGLETATEVWFHELNDHVKRRIKTLPKNYDEEAFKAKLAQLEELIESGEIVDVRLLVHTQPWLIKLKKKPEVMEYAIGGDDVKAKFDYAKEKIGKELRASEVLHEGELLDIIAVTKGKGTQGPVKRWGVKIQFHKAQRAGKARHIGNLGPWHPTRVMWTVPLAGQMGFHHRTEFNKRLIAIGENGVLKLGDKKEIEITPKGGFPHYGVIRSDFLMIQGTVPGAFKRIIRVRPAIRAPKKRPPVERPQITYVSRESKQ, encoded by the coding sequence ATGGGAAAAATACACAGGCCAAGGAGAGGTTCACTGGCTTACTCCCCGAGAAAGAGGGCTAGGAGCATAGTCCCGAGAATCAAGAAGTGGCCGAAGGACAGTGAGGTCAGGATGCTCGGTTTCGCCGGCTACAAGGCTGGCATGACCCACGTCCTCATGATCGACGACAGGCCAGGGCTCACCAAGGGCAAGGAGATCTTCATGCCGGTCACGATAGTCGAGGTCCCGCCGCTCTTCGTCTACGGCATCAGGGCCTACAGGCAGGGCTACCTCGGTCTCGAGACCGCCACTGAGGTCTGGTTCCACGAGCTCAACGACCACGTCAAGAGGCGCATAAAGACCCTGCCGAAGAACTACGACGAGGAAGCCTTCAAGGCCAAGCTTGCCCAGCTTGAGGAGCTTATCGAGAGCGGCGAGATAGTTGATGTCAGGCTTCTCGTCCACACCCAGCCGTGGCTCATCAAGCTCAAGAAGAAGCCCGAGGTCATGGAGTACGCCATCGGTGGCGACGACGTCAAGGCCAAGTTCGACTACGCCAAGGAGAAGATAGGCAAGGAGCTCCGCGCGAGCGAGGTTCTCCACGAGGGTGAGCTCCTCGACATCATAGCCGTCACCAAGGGTAAGGGAACCCAGGGCCCGGTCAAGCGCTGGGGTGTCAAGATACAGTTCCACAAGGCCCAGAGGGCTGGCAAGGCCAGGCACATCGGTAACCTCGGTCCGTGGCACCCGACCAGGGTCATGTGGACCGTCCCCCTCGCGGGTCAGATGGGCTTCCACCACAGGACCGAGTTCAACAAGAGGCTCATCGCCATAGGTGAGAACGGCGTTCTCAAGCTCGGTGACAAGAAGGAAATAGAGATCACCCCGAAGGGCGGCTTCCCGCACTACGGTGTCATAAGGAGCGACTTCCTCATGATACAGGGCACCGTTCCGGGAGCCTTCAAGAGGATCATCAGGGTCAGGCCGGCTATAAGGGCGCCGAAGAAGAGGCCGCCGGTTGAGAGGCCGCAGATAACCTACGTCAGTAGGGAATCCAAGCAGTGA
- a CDS encoding 50S ribosomal protein L16, whose protein sequence is MGLRPAKIDRDVDKPAYTRRKYIRGAPGPRITIFDMGNLSAEFEYEVSLHAEQAMQIRQNALEAIRIQVNRYLQKNVGRSNFHFKIRVYPFQVLRENPMATGRKADRYGNGMRRPFGKPIGLAARVKKDQKIITVWVNENHLKFALGAMHRAKMKLPYSAYYRIYDKEGNDITSKVLSTMKR, encoded by the coding sequence ATGGGACTGAGACCAGCCAAGATTGATAGGGACGTTGATAAGCCCGCTTACACGAGGAGGAAGTACATCCGCGGTGCGCCCGGTCCGAGAATAACGATCTTCGATATGGGCAACCTCTCAGCCGAGTTCGAGTACGAGGTCAGCCTTCACGCGGAGCAGGCCATGCAGATAAGGCAGAACGCCCTCGAGGCCATCCGTATCCAGGTGAACAGGTACCTCCAGAAGAACGTCGGTAGGAGCAACTTCCACTTCAAGATAAGGGTCTACCCCTTCCAGGTGCTCCGTGAGAACCCGATGGCTACCGGAAGGAAGGCCGACCGTTACGGAAACGGTATGCGCAGGCCCTTCGGAAAGCCGATAGGCCTCGCCGCTCGCGTCAAGAAGGACCAGAAGATCATCACCGTCTGGGTGAACGAGAACCACCTCAAGTTTGCCCTCGGCGCCATGCACAGGGCCAAGATGAAGCTGCCCTACAGCGCCTACTACAGGATCTACGACAAGGAAGGCAACGACATCACCAGCAAGGTTCTCTCGACCATGAAGCGCTGA
- a CDS encoding 50S ribosomal protein L23: protein MDPYKVIVKPVVTEKAVAMIENENKLTFIVDKRATKQDIKKAVEAMFDVKVEKVTTLVTMKGEKKAYVKLKPEYSASEVAARIGLF, encoded by the coding sequence ATGGATCCGTACAAGGTTATCGTCAAGCCGGTCGTCACGGAGAAGGCCGTGGCCATGATCGAGAACGAGAACAAGCTCACCTTCATAGTCGACAAGCGCGCCACCAAGCAGGACATCAAGAAGGCCGTGGAAGCGATGTTCGATGTCAAGGTCGAGAAGGTCACCACCCTCGTGACCATGAAGGGCGAGAAGAAGGCCTATGTGAAGCTCAAGCCTGAGTACAGCGCAAGTGAGGTTGCTGCCAGGATAGGATTGTTCTGA
- the rplV gene encoding 50S ribosomal protein L22 — MSRGRFSYSFQNFDPEKMARASGRDLRISPKHSVELLREIRGMMVNDALRYLDDVIALKRPVPMKRHNDSQGHKPGRGFGPGRYPVKVAKAVKKVLLNAKNNAEQKGLDPDRLKIIHAAAHRGPVLRGYIPRAFGRATPFNEQTTHIEIVVEEIRR, encoded by the coding sequence ATGAGCAGGGGCAGGTTTTCCTACTCATTCCAAAATTTTGACCCCGAGAAGATGGCTCGTGCCAGCGGAAGGGACCTCAGGATATCCCCGAAGCACAGCGTCGAGCTCCTCAGGGAGATCAGGGGAATGATGGTCAACGACGCACTCAGGTACCTCGACGACGTCATAGCTCTCAAGAGGCCGGTTCCGATGAAGCGCCACAACGACAGCCAGGGCCACAAGCCGGGCAGGGGCTTCGGTCCGGGTAGGTACCCGGTCAAGGTCGCCAAGGCCGTCAAGAAGGTCCTCCTCAACGCCAAGAACAACGCCGAGCAGAAGGGCCTCGACCCCGACAGGCTCAAGATAATCCACGCGGCAGCGCACAGGGGCCCGGTCCTCAGGGGTTACATCCCGAGGGCCTTCGGAAGGGCCACACCGTTCAACGAGCAGACCACCCACATCGAGATAGTCGTTGAGGAGATTAGGAGGTGA
- a CDS encoding 30S ribosomal protein S19, with translation MARKKEFKYRGYSFEELLNMSLEDFAKLLPARQRRSLKRGLSPEQKKLLRKIRLAKKGKYNKPIRTHSRDMVILPEMVGMTIHVYNGKEFIPIEIKEEMIGHYLGEFALSRKVVQHGSPGVGATRSSMFVAVK, from the coding sequence ATGGCGAGAAAGAAGGAGTTTAAGTACAGGGGTTACAGCTTCGAGGAACTGCTCAACATGTCACTCGAGGACTTTGCCAAGCTCCTCCCGGCCAGGCAGAGGAGGAGCCTCAAGAGGGGCCTCAGCCCGGAGCAGAAGAAGCTCCTCAGGAAGATAAGGCTTGCCAAGAAGGGCAAGTACAACAAGCCGATAAGGACCCACAGCAGGGACATGGTTATACTCCCCGAGATGGTCGGCATGACCATCCACGTCTACAACGGAAAGGAGTTCATCCCGATAGAGATCAAGGAGGAGATGATCGGCCACTACCTCGGCGAGTTCGCCCTCTCCAGGAAGGTCGTCCAGCACGGTTCACCTGGTGTCGGTGCGACCAGGTCATCGATGTTCGTGGCGGTCAAGTGA